Proteins encoded within one genomic window of Bacillus sp. 1NLA3E:
- the groL gene encoding chaperonin GroEL (60 kDa chaperone family; promotes refolding of misfolded polypeptides especially under stressful conditions; forms two stacked rings of heptamers to form a barrel-shaped 14mer; ends can be capped by GroES; misfolded proteins enter the barrel where they are refolded when GroES binds), whose protein sequence is MAKEIKFSEDARRAMLRGVDALANAVKVTLGPKGRNVVLEKKFGSPLITNDGVTIAKEIELEDAFENMGAKLVAEVASKTNDVAGDGTTTATVLAQAMIREGLKNVTAGANPMGIRKGIEKAVIAAIEELKAISKPIEGKASIAQVAAISSADEEVGQLIAEAMERVGNDGVITIEESKGFTTELDVVEGMQFDRGYASAYMVTNTDKMEAVLENPYILITDKKISSIQEILPVLEQVVQQGKPLLLVAEDVEGEALSTLVVNKLRGTFNAVAVKAPGFGDRRKAMLEDISILTGGEVITEELGRELKSATIASLGRASKVVVTKENTTIVEGAGETAEIAARVNQIRAQLEETTSEFDREKLQERLAKLAGGVAVIKVGAATETELKERKLRIEDALNSTRAAVEEGIVSGGGVALLNVYNKVASIQAEGDEATGVNIVLRAIEEPVRTIAHNAGLEGSVIVERLKREEVGTGFNAANGEWVNMIKAGIVDPTKVTRSALQNAASVAAMFLTTEAVVADKPEPAGAGGGMPDMSGMGGMGGMM, encoded by the coding sequence ATGCTCTTGCAAATGCAGTAAAAGTAACTCTTGGACCAAAAGGACGTAACGTGGTTCTTGAGAAAAAATTTGGTTCTCCGTTAATTACAAATGATGGTGTTACCATTGCTAAAGAAATCGAATTAGAAGATGCTTTCGAAAACATGGGAGCTAAGCTTGTAGCAGAAGTAGCAAGCAAAACAAATGATGTTGCCGGTGACGGTACAACAACTGCAACGGTTCTTGCGCAAGCAATGATTCGTGAAGGCCTTAAAAACGTAACAGCGGGTGCAAATCCAATGGGAATCCGTAAAGGAATCGAAAAAGCTGTTATTGCTGCTATTGAAGAATTAAAAGCTATTTCTAAGCCAATCGAAGGCAAAGCGTCTATCGCACAAGTTGCAGCGATTTCTTCTGCTGACGAAGAAGTGGGTCAATTAATCGCTGAAGCAATGGAGCGCGTTGGTAACGACGGAGTTATCACAATCGAAGAGTCTAAAGGCTTTACAACTGAATTAGACGTTGTAGAAGGTATGCAATTCGATCGTGGTTACGCATCTGCCTACATGGTAACAAATACTGACAAAATGGAAGCAGTATTAGAAAATCCATATATCTTAATCACTGACAAAAAGATTTCTAGCATTCAAGAAATTTTACCAGTGCTTGAGCAAGTGGTTCAACAAGGTAAACCATTATTACTAGTGGCTGAAGATGTTGAAGGTGAAGCATTATCAACATTAGTAGTGAATAAGCTTCGTGGAACATTCAATGCAGTAGCTGTTAAAGCTCCTGGCTTTGGTGACCGTCGTAAAGCAATGCTTGAAGATATCTCGATTTTAACTGGCGGTGAAGTGATCACTGAAGAGTTAGGTCGCGAACTTAAGTCTGCAACAATTGCATCACTAGGTCGCGCTTCTAAAGTTGTTGTAACAAAAGAAAATACAACAATCGTAGAAGGTGCTGGAGAAACTGCAGAAATTGCAGCTCGGGTAAACCAAATTCGTGCTCAATTAGAAGAAACTACTTCTGAATTTGATCGTGAAAAATTACAAGAGCGCCTTGCTAAATTAGCTGGCGGTGTAGCAGTCATTAAAGTGGGTGCTGCAACTGAAACTGAATTAAAAGAGCGCAAGCTTCGCATTGAAGATGCATTGAACTCTACTCGCGCAGCAGTAGAAGAAGGTATCGTTTCTGGTGGAGGTGTTGCCCTTCTAAATGTATATAACAAAGTAGCTTCTATCCAAGCTGAAGGCGACGAAGCAACAGGCGTAAACATCGTATTACGTGCGATTGAAGAGCCTGTACGCACAATCGCTCACAATGCTGGTCTTGAAGGATCTGTTATCGTTGAACGCTTAAAGCGTGAAGAAGTTGGAACAGGCTTTAACGCTGCTAATGGCGAATGGGTAAACATGATCAAAGCTGGTATCGTTGACCCAACTAAAGTTACTCGTTCTGCTCTTCAAAACGCAGCTTCTGTTGCGGCTATGTTCTTAACAACTGAAGCAGTTGTTGCTGACAAACCAGAACCTGCTGGTGCAGGTGGCGGAATGCCTGATATGAGCGGTATGGGTGGAATGGGCGGCATGATGTAG